One region of Bubalus kerabau isolate K-KA32 ecotype Philippines breed swamp buffalo chromosome 6, PCC_UOA_SB_1v2, whole genome shotgun sequence genomic DNA includes:
- the LOC129656214 gene encoding retinol-binding protein 1, protein MPVDFTGYWKMLANEDFKEYLRALDVNVALSKVANLLKPDKEILQEGDHMIIHTLSTFRNYIMDFQVGKEFEEDLTGIDDHKCMTTVSWDGDKLECVQKGEKEACGWTQWIEGDELHLEMRVEGVVCKQVFKKVN, encoded by the coding sequence ATGCCGGTCGACTTTACCGGGTACTGGAAGATGCTGGCCAACGAGGATTTCAAGGAGTACCTGCGCGCGCTGGATGTCAATGTGGCCTTGAGCAAAGTCGCCAACTTGCTGAAGCCAGACAAAGAGATATTGCAGGAAGGCGACCACATGATCATCCACACGCTGAGCACTTTTAGAAACTACATCATGGACTTCCAGGTTGGGAAGGAGTTTGAGGAGGATCTAACGGGCATAGACGACCACAAGTGCATGACTACGGTGAGCTGGGATGGGGACAAGCTCGAGTGTGTGCAGAAGGGTGAGAAGGAGGCATGTGGCTGGACCCAGTGGATTGAGGGTGATGAGCTGCACCTGGAGATGAGAGTGGAGGGAGTGGTCTGCAAGCAAGTATTCAAAAAGGTGAACTGA